The Clostridium sp. AWRP genome has a window encoding:
- a CDS encoding Lrp/AsnC family transcriptional regulator, giving the protein MDAIDVNILKLLKENSRISASEISSKINLSIPAVSDRLKKLDISGIIEKYTIIINNKKMNKNITVIMFISLKNPNFTDKFVEFVQNENEIIECHYLTGDFDYALKIVTEDTETLEKILNEIKLIKGVLRTKTIVTLSTIKNNYSIPPDKI; this is encoded by the coding sequence ATGGATGCTATAGATGTTAATATATTAAAATTGCTAAAGGAAAATTCGAGAATTTCAGCTTCAGAAATAAGCAGTAAAATTAATTTATCAATACCTGCAGTAAGTGATAGGTTGAAAAAGCTTGATATATCTGGGATTATAGAAAAATACACCATAATAATTAACAATAAAAAAATGAATAAGAATATTACAGTAATAATGTTTATAAGTCTTAAAAATCCAAATTTTACAGACAAGTTTGTAGAATTTGTTCAAAATGAAAATGAAATAATTGAATGTCACTACTTAACCGGTGATTTTGATTATGCATTAAAAATTGTTACTGAAGACACAGAAACTCTTGAAAAGATTTTAAATGAAATAAAACTGATTAAGGGTGTATTAAGAACTAAAACTATAGTTACACTTTCTACCATTAAAAATAATTATTCAATACCACCTGATAAAATTTAA
- a CDS encoding methylcobamide:CoM methyltransferase MtbA, whose product MLSEKERLRLALKGKKVDRPPCICPGGMMNMIVEEVMDLTHCKWPEAHTNSKIMADLAAGMYKNGGFENFGVPFCMTIEAESMGSKVFLGTKISEPRISSYAINSVTEWKKLKNLDINSGRAQVVLDAIKLLKDKNADVPIIANLTGPISTASSLMEPVKYYKELIVKPKESHEMMDFVTDNLINFGKAQLNAGADLITISDPSGTGEILGSRTFRKYGLFYINKIIDGLSKYSKYGIIVHICGRLKSIYTELNELHSDAISFDAVTSIKKMCENVTNKAIMGNVSTFSLQNSSLEEVTSLSKNCLKSGVHILSPACGLGTTTPLKNIQAMVQTARNFKKE is encoded by the coding sequence TTGTTATCTGAAAAAGAAAGGCTTAGATTAGCTCTTAAGGGAAAAAAAGTTGATAGGCCTCCTTGTATATGTCCTGGAGGAATGATGAACATGATAGTGGAAGAAGTAATGGACTTAACCCATTGTAAATGGCCAGAAGCTCATACGAATTCCAAAATAATGGCGGATTTGGCTGCAGGTATGTACAAAAATGGAGGCTTTGAAAATTTTGGAGTGCCATTTTGCATGACTATAGAAGCTGAAAGTATGGGATCAAAAGTATTTTTAGGAACAAAAATAAGCGAGCCTAGAATTTCTTCTTATGCTATTAATTCAGTAACTGAGTGGAAAAAACTAAAGAATTTAGATATTAACAGTGGCAGAGCTCAAGTAGTATTAGATGCAATTAAACTTTTAAAAGATAAGAATGCAGATGTGCCTATTATAGCTAATTTAACAGGCCCTATTAGTACCGCATCATCACTTATGGAACCTGTTAAATATTATAAAGAACTTATAGTAAAACCAAAGGAATCCCATGAAATGATGGATTTTGTAACTGATAATCTTATAAACTTTGGGAAGGCACAGTTAAATGCAGGAGCTGATTTAATCACTATTTCAGATCCAAGCGGAACAGGTGAAATATTAGGTTCTAGGACTTTTAGAAAATATGGACTTTTTTATATAAATAAAATAATTGATGGATTAAGTAAATATTCAAAATACGGTATTATAGTTCATATATGTGGAAGATTAAAAAGTATTTATACTGAATTAAACGAACTTCATAGTGATGCTATAAGTTTTGATGCTGTAACTAGTATAAAGAAAATGTGTGAAAATGTAACAAATAAAGCCATAATGGGAAATGTAAGTACTTTTTCTCTTCAAAATAGTTCTTTAGAAGAAGTAACTAGCTTGTCAAAAAATTGTTTAAAAAGCGGTGTCCATATATTGTCTCCAGCTTGTGGTTTGGGAACTACAACTCCACTGAAAAATATACAAGCTATGGTACAAACAGCTAGGAATTTTAAAAAAGAATAA
- a CDS encoding uroporphyrinogen decarboxylase family protein: MEDQMTPIERSIALNKKQEVDRLPCNPNIANGVARIYGCKISDFNTSGQAIAEAQIAAYKEFHMDGLRVFTDLYAWAEAMGCELTFPEDNTADLLKPAIKNIDDIGKIKIANPYKDGRLPVYIEAMKYLVDKIGKEVACSGGIVGPFSNAFFLVGIEKMTRLFFKNPEAVHKLCELSLQTCIEYAKVVMSLGLSITISEPLSSCTVISPKLFEKFCIPYLERFIQFIQSQGKTCVLHICGKTKKIWPYVRKLSEIGVSGFSMDNVESLRECKEELGDKVKIMGNVDPSNIMYGGTKQEIINTVAKCVLDGYDSLKGYVVMSGCSLPVETPSENIQLMMDTVRKIGYPIDVEKVKSFIV; encoded by the coding sequence ATGGAAGATCAAATGACGCCTATAGAAAGATCTATAGCATTAAATAAAAAGCAAGAAGTAGATAGATTACCCTGCAATCCTAATATAGCTAACGGCGTAGCAAGAATTTATGGCTGTAAGATTTCAGATTTTAATACCAGTGGACAAGCTATAGCTGAGGCACAAATAGCAGCGTATAAAGAATTTCATATGGATGGATTAAGAGTATTCACAGATTTATACGCTTGGGCAGAAGCTATGGGATGTGAGCTTACATTTCCAGAAGATAATACTGCTGATCTCTTAAAACCAGCCATAAAAAATATTGACGATATAGGTAAAATAAAAATAGCAAATCCTTATAAAGATGGTAGATTGCCCGTGTATATTGAGGCAATGAAGTATTTAGTTGATAAAATTGGAAAAGAAGTTGCTTGCTCTGGAGGTATAGTAGGACCATTTTCAAATGCCTTTTTCCTGGTAGGAATAGAAAAGATGACAAGACTATTTTTTAAAAATCCAGAGGCCGTACATAAACTTTGTGAACTTTCCTTACAGACGTGTATAGAATACGCAAAAGTTGTAATGAGTTTAGGACTTTCTATTACTATTTCAGAACCTCTATCCTCTTGTACTGTAATTAGTCCAAAACTTTTTGAAAAATTTTGCATTCCTTACCTAGAAAGATTTATACAGTTCATACAGTCTCAAGGGAAAACATGCGTGCTTCATATATGTGGTAAGACTAAAAAAATATGGCCATATGTTAGGAAACTTTCTGAAATAGGTGTCAGTGGTTTTAGTATGGACAATGTAGAAAGTTTAAGAGAATGTAAAGAAGAACTGGGCGATAAAGTAAAAATAATGGGTAATGTAGATCCTTCAAATATAATGTATGGAGGCACAAAACAGGAAATTATAAATACAGTTGCCAAATGTGTATTAGATGGATATGATAGTTTAAAAGGTTATGTGGTAATGTCCGGTTGTAGTTTACCTGTAGAAACCCCTTCAGAAAATATACAATTAATGATGGATACTGTTAGAAAAATTGGATATCCAATAGATGTTGAAAAGGTAAAATCATTTATTGTATAA
- a CDS encoding corrinoid protein, producing the protein MKDDLLKELSDSVLNMQEEETIEISKKCVGNNINAYEAIDKGLADGMNRAGKLYEEEEYYIPELLLCSDAMYSGLDILKPHLEKEQTENKAKVVIGVVEGDTHDIGKNLVKIMMETEGFEVIDLGRDIPPVDFVNKAKEVGASIIALSTLMTTTMDGMAEVINLLKKEGIRDKISVMVGGGPISQNFADKIGADAYTLDASKAAKRAKALIKKQTAKIV; encoded by the coding sequence ATGAAGGATGATTTATTAAAAGAACTATCTGATTCTGTATTAAATATGCAAGAGGAGGAAACTATAGAAATATCAAAAAAGTGTGTAGGAAATAATATTAATGCTTATGAGGCTATAGATAAAGGATTAGCTGACGGCATGAATAGAGCCGGAAAGCTCTATGAAGAAGAAGAATATTATATACCTGAACTACTTTTATGCTCTGATGCCATGTATTCTGGTTTAGATATATTAAAGCCGCATTTGGAAAAAGAACAAACTGAAAACAAAGCTAAAGTAGTAATTGGTGTAGTAGAAGGAGATACTCACGATATAGGTAAAAACTTAGTTAAAATAATGATGGAAACAGAAGGATTTGAAGTTATAGACTTAGGAAGAGATATACCTCCTGTAGATTTTGTAAATAAAGCCAAAGAAGTAGGAGCCTCAATTATTGCACTGTCAACTCTTATGACCACTACTATGGACGGCATGGCTGAGGTAATAAACCTTTTGAAAAAGGAGGGCATAAGAGACAAAATATCAGTCATGGTAGGTGGAGGACCTATATCTCAAAACTTTGCAGATAAAATAGGGGCAGATGCTTATACCTTAGATGCTTCAAAAGCTGCTAAACGAGCTAAAGCTCTAATTAAAAAACAAACAGCAAAAATTGTATAA
- a CDS encoding uroporphyrinogen decarboxylase family protein: protein MDYEIDFKCIINTQEEIPEKVVKRTGINFPEAHTKAELIAKLAIEIKKFYNSTFSMVPFCRTVEAEALGANIKMGDSKIGPRVGKYAFSSIESFNNLKTIDLNKGRIAQVLKSVEVLKQQNERVVLNVQGPFTIMSSLIDPMLFYRAVRKNRDIVEKFMSVIVDSIVKIIEEGVKKGAQIISFGDSAGTLSILGPKMYKDYSGRYSFSVLKKIEGKLGNSIIHLCGITSSSMDRIGFIKSIPIEVNKNITYGQAIDWIIKERKDVKIIGHNCIKKSNLKMKNPVIWNIQI from the coding sequence ATGGACTATGAAATTGATTTTAAATGTATTATAAATACACAAGAGGAAATACCAGAAAAAGTTGTAAAAAGAACCGGCATTAATTTTCCAGAAGCTCATACTAAAGCAGAATTAATAGCTAAATTAGCTATTGAGATTAAAAAATTTTATAATAGCACTTTTTCCATGGTACCATTTTGCCGTACTGTGGAAGCAGAAGCTTTAGGTGCAAATATTAAAATGGGAGATAGTAAAATAGGTCCAAGAGTTGGAAAATACGCATTTTCCAGCATAGAAAGCTTTAATAATTTAAAAACTATAGATTTAAATAAAGGTAGAATAGCACAAGTTTTAAAATCGGTAGAGGTTTTAAAACAGCAAAATGAAAGAGTGGTTTTAAATGTACAAGGACCCTTTACTATAATGAGTTCACTTATTGATCCAATGCTTTTTTATAGAGCTGTAAGGAAAAATAGAGATATTGTAGAAAAATTTATGTCCGTAATAGTAGATAGTATAGTAAAGATAATAGAGGAAGGTGTAAAAAAGGGGGCACAAATAATATCTTTTGGAGATTCAGCAGGGACATTATCTATACTAGGTCCTAAAATGTACAAGGATTATAGTGGAAGATATAGCTTTTCTGTATTAAAAAAGATTGAAGGGAAACTTGGAAATTCTATAATTCATTTATGTGGAATAACTTCTTCGTCTATGGATAGAATAGGATTTATTAAATCAATTCCCATTGAAGTAAATAAAAATATTACTTATGGACAAGCAATTGATTGGATTATAAAAGAAAGAAAAGACGTAAAAATTATAGGACATAATTGTATTAAAAAAAGTAATTTAAAAATGAAAAATCCTGTTATATGGAATATACAAATATAA
- a CDS encoding ASKHA domain-containing protein, which translates to MCLVKFINRDVEIKVKRKTTLMECIRMAGFKMETPCNGKGRCYKCKVEAFGNLSKKTEEEKKHTENDYTRLACMTEILGDAKIKLFDNAKVLKTINGGNCIEVKVDSAIKKVKLPCIDAKKVDPYMNTLKFKSDIFSNLKKIGQLEKSKPDEIYGITFKNKLLNLETHSTNLLGVALDIGTTGLSAYLVDLENGSVLNRVSALNPQTEYGGDVLSRITFSMKKKDGIDILSKCIRDELNRLIKKLTYKKYSSCSIYRIMIAANTTMLHLFLGISPGSIAKAPYRAVFLDELNLKARELDIHINEEGILTLISSVSSYVGADITAGIIATDFHNRNYPAVFIDIGTNGEIAAISNGKMAASSTAAGPALEGMNISCGMRAEEGAIESFHIDDNLNLSYSTINNKSAKGICGSGLIDIAASLVKRKVILSTGRFNKELQNKLKDRIKDKKFYITDNVYISQKDIRQIQLAKAAISSGITMLLNQINISIESIEEIVIAGAFGYHINPESIKEIGLIPKGFNHKINFVGNSAIEGAKIALINEDKLNEMNTIKNNIKIVELSTRDDFQDHFVKALNF; encoded by the coding sequence ATGTGCTTAGTAAAATTTATAAATAGAGATGTAGAAATTAAAGTAAAAAGGAAAACTACTTTAATGGAATGTATTAGAATGGCTGGATTTAAAATGGAAACGCCATGCAATGGTAAAGGAAGATGTTATAAATGCAAAGTAGAAGCCTTTGGAAATTTGTCTAAAAAAACAGAAGAAGAAAAAAAGCATACTGAAAATGATTATACAAGACTCGCTTGTATGACAGAAATTTTAGGTGATGCTAAAATAAAACTTTTTGATAATGCAAAAGTTTTAAAAACTATTAATGGCGGCAATTGTATAGAAGTTAAGGTAGACAGTGCTATAAAAAAAGTAAAATTACCCTGCATAGATGCAAAAAAAGTTGATCCTTACATGAATACTCTTAAATTTAAATCAGATATTTTTTCTAACTTAAAAAAAATAGGACAACTAGAAAAAAGTAAACCTGATGAGATCTATGGAATAACTTTTAAAAATAAACTTTTAAATTTAGAAACACATAGTACTAATTTACTCGGAGTAGCATTAGATATAGGAACAACTGGATTGTCAGCATATCTTGTAGATTTAGAAAATGGCAGTGTTTTAAATAGAGTATCTGCATTAAATCCACAAACAGAATATGGAGGAGATGTACTATCTAGAATAACTTTTTCTATGAAGAAAAAGGATGGCATAGATATTTTAAGCAAGTGCATAAGAGATGAACTTAACCGCCTAATAAAAAAACTTACTTACAAAAAATATTCTTCTTGCAGCATATACAGGATTATGATAGCTGCAAATACTACTATGTTGCATCTTTTTTTAGGAATATCACCAGGTTCCATAGCAAAAGCACCTTATAGAGCTGTATTTTTAGATGAATTAAATCTAAAAGCAAGAGAGTTAGACATACACATTAACGAAGAAGGAATTTTAACTTTGATTTCTTCTGTATCTTCTTACGTGGGAGCTGATATAACAGCTGGTATTATTGCCACAGATTTTCACAATAGAAATTATCCAGCTGTATTTATAGACATAGGAACCAATGGAGAAATAGCAGCTATATCTAATGGAAAAATGGCAGCTTCTTCTACAGCTGCAGGACCTGCCCTGGAAGGAATGAACATTTCCTGTGGAATGAGAGCAGAAGAGGGAGCTATCGAAAGTTTTCATATAGACGACAACCTTAATTTGTCTTATTCAACTATAAATAATAAAAGTGCTAAGGGAATATGCGGAAGTGGACTTATAGATATAGCAGCTTCTTTAGTAAAGAGAAAGGTAATATTAAGCACCGGAAGATTTAATAAGGAATTACAAAACAAGCTTAAGGACAGAATAAAAGATAAAAAATTTTATATTACTGATAATGTTTATATATCTCAAAAAGATATAAGACAAATACAACTGGCCAAAGCTGCTATTTCATCAGGTATTACTATGTTATTAAATCAAATTAACATAAGCATTGAGTCTATAGAAGAAATAGTAATTGCAGGTGCTTTTGGCTATCATATAAATCCTGAAAGTATAAAAGAAATAGGTCTTATTCCTAAAGGGTTTAATCACAAAATAAATTTTGTAGGTAATTCAGCTATAGAAGGTGCAAAGATAGCCCTTATAAACGAGGACAAGCTAAATGAGATGAACACTATTAAAAATAATATAAAAATAGTAGAGTTATCAACAAGAGACGATTTTCAAGATCACTTTGTAAAAGCTTTGAATTTTTAA
- a CDS encoding double-cubane-cluster-containing anaerobic reductase yields the protein MNDLPQIFNDFSDSRKQGFITIKNLKDEGKKVVGTFCTFTPWEIINASGALAVSLCSKSDETIEDAEKHLPRNLCPLIKSSYGFAITDKCPYFYFSDLIVGETTCDGKKKMYEYLDKLKNVHVMHLPQIPDDADSYKLWKDELIKLKEKLEKEFNITITDEKLKNSIKLRNRERKTLKEFYELGKMCPPPITGIELLKILNGSSFKWDNETLINDLHNTTEKIKDAYDKGERKVSQNAKRILITGCPMGEATEKVVHAIEDNGGVVVCYEDCTGVKEISKLVDETKDPIDAIAEKYLKIGCACMTPNNNRTNLLSELIDDYKIDGVVDVILQSCHPYSVESYGIKKFVNEEKKVPYMAIETDYSKTDVGQIKTRVAAFIEML from the coding sequence ATGAATGATTTACCCCAAATATTTAATGATTTTAGTGATTCTAGAAAACAAGGATTTATAACTATAAAAAATCTAAAGGATGAGGGTAAAAAGGTTGTAGGAACTTTTTGCACTTTTACTCCATGGGAAATTATAAATGCTTCAGGAGCTTTGGCCGTTTCACTGTGTTCAAAAAGTGATGAAACCATAGAAGATGCGGAAAAGCATTTACCTAGGAATCTATGCCCGCTTATTAAGTCGAGTTATGGTTTTGCTATAACGGATAAATGTCCTTATTTTTATTTCTCAGATTTAATTGTAGGAGAAACAACTTGTGATGGAAAGAAAAAGATGTATGAATATTTAGACAAATTAAAGAATGTACATGTAATGCACCTGCCGCAGATACCCGATGATGCTGACAGTTATAAATTATGGAAAGATGAATTGATAAAATTAAAGGAAAAGCTTGAAAAAGAATTCAATATAACTATAACTGATGAAAAGTTAAAAAATTCTATAAAACTTCGTAATAGAGAAAGAAAAACCTTAAAGGAATTTTATGAATTGGGAAAAATGTGCCCTCCTCCAATAACAGGCATAGAATTACTTAAAATTTTGAATGGATCATCTTTTAAATGGGACAATGAAACTTTAATCAATGACTTACATAATACAACAGAGAAAATTAAAGATGCTTATGATAAGGGAGAAAGAAAAGTATCACAAAATGCCAAAAGAATATTGATTACTGGCTGTCCAATGGGTGAAGCTACAGAGAAAGTTGTACATGCTATAGAAGATAACGGTGGAGTAGTGGTATGCTATGAAGATTGTACAGGTGTTAAGGAAATCTCTAAGCTTGTAGATGAAACTAAAGATCCTATAGATGCAATTGCTGAAAAATATTTAAAAATAGGCTGTGCTTGCATGACTCCAAACAACAATAGGACAAATTTACTTTCAGAACTTATAGATGACTATAAAATAGATGGGGTGGTAGATGTAATACTGCAGTCCTGTCATCCATACAGTGTAGAATCTTATGGAATAAAGAAATTTGTAAATGAAGAGAAAAAAGTACCTTATATGGCTATAGAAACAGATTATTCAAAAACAGATGTAGGCCAGATTAAGACAAGAGTTGCTGCTTTTATAGAAATGCTATAA
- a CDS encoding uroporphyrinogen decarboxylase family protein, with product MEIKKDSMTPKERMKALSKGETVDRIPCTPMMGVTLAPFIGKTTYEHYHNADVTAELEIALFKKFRHDSVGVGVSLREIAEAMGTKVIYPENAISYVDKPAIKDINDVSKLSPADPYKDGKLPVRLKAVKMVNDALGKEVNVSFSIPAPFTTASDLLGTENFLKAVLKYPKKVNELLDIVTESNFKIIDIISNMGIGFGMCDPVSSSSIISKRLYEKFSMPYVKKCVDRMRQKSGMGTSMHMCGKSKEIWNSLIQTGITTLSIDNTEDLEKAKKAVGNKVCLVGNVSPVDAVRYGTYDDVVRESKLCIKKAYDNPKGFVLSTGCQIPINSPIENIQALMDTARSFGAYPIKPDLL from the coding sequence ATGGAAATTAAAAAGGATTCCATGACTCCAAAAGAAAGAATGAAAGCTCTATCAAAGGGTGAAACTGTTGATAGAATACCATGTACTCCCATGATGGGTGTTACTTTAGCTCCTTTTATTGGGAAAACTACTTATGAACACTATCATAATGCTGATGTAACTGCTGAGCTTGAAATAGCTCTTTTTAAAAAATTTAGACACGATAGTGTTGGTGTAGGTGTTTCTCTTAGAGAAATTGCAGAAGCTATGGGAACGAAAGTTATATATCCTGAAAATGCTATTTCATATGTAGATAAGCCTGCCATAAAGGATATCAATGATGTATCAAAGCTTTCCCCTGCTGATCCCTATAAGGACGGAAAACTTCCGGTAAGACTTAAAGCAGTAAAAATGGTAAACGATGCTTTAGGTAAAGAAGTAAATGTAAGTTTTTCAATTCCTGCTCCTTTTACAACAGCTTCAGATTTACTAGGAACTGAAAATTTTTTAAAAGCGGTACTTAAATATCCTAAAAAGGTTAATGAACTTTTAGACATAGTAACAGAATCTAATTTTAAGATTATAGATATTATATCAAATATGGGAATTGGTTTTGGTATGTGTGACCCTGTTTCTTCTTCAAGTATAATAAGCAAAAGGTTATATGAGAAGTTTTCTATGCCCTATGTAAAAAAATGTGTAGATAGAATGAGACAAAAAAGTGGTATGGGAACCTCCATGCATATGTGTGGTAAAAGTAAAGAAATATGGAATAGTTTAATACAAACAGGAATAACCACATTGAGTATTGATAATACTGAGGATCTAGAAAAGGCTAAAAAGGCTGTTGGAAATAAGGTTTGTTTGGTTGGAAATGTATCACCAGTAGATGCTGTACGGTATGGAACTTATGATGATGTTGTACGTGAAAGCAAACTTTGTATAAAGAAAGCTTATGACAATCCAAAGGGATTTGTACTTAGTACTGGATGTCAAATTCCTATAAATTCTCCAATTGAAAATATACAGGCACTTATGGATACTGCAAGAAGCTTTGGTGCCTATCCTATAAAACCAGATTTGCTGTAG
- a CDS encoding MFS transporter: MESVSYISEKMDYVPVSKLHYKILWLIGLGIFLDGFDVYLAGGVLGVLLKSGWSNIGLNATFISVTFLGLLIGSLLTGFLGDSFGRKFSYQLNLLIFGGASLVAAFSPNMIFLIACRGIMGIGLGAEIVTGYALLGEFVPSKTRGKWVSMLSLITNCSTPAAAFLGYIIIPRFGWRWMFVFVGVFSLIVWYLRKSMPESPRWYESKGMEKDAQDVVDIFYSAAEEESRNPISQPSVIKKEKHRDEGKFTDLFSKNMISRTIVGCVVLIAINTLIYTFVSWAPTFFLRKGINISKSLGYTTIMMVGAPLGALIGSFIVDKLGRKWCLTVFMLAAGALGYAYASQNAMGIILIMGFFLTVIIYILLTLGLAIYVPELFPTNIRMRGSGFCNAIGRLATIFSPYGVAWILKNYDTKVVFISLGFILIIVAFVIATLGVETKQKSLDEI; encoded by the coding sequence ATGGAATCGGTTAGTTACATTTCTGAAAAAATGGATTATGTTCCAGTATCTAAATTACATTACAAGATATTGTGGCTTATAGGCCTTGGAATATTTTTAGATGGTTTTGATGTATATCTGGCAGGTGGAGTTTTAGGCGTATTATTAAAAAGTGGATGGTCAAATATTGGATTAAATGCTACTTTTATCTCTGTAACTTTTTTAGGACTTTTAATAGGTTCGCTTCTTACTGGATTTTTAGGGGATAGTTTTGGACGCAAATTTTCCTATCAGTTGAATCTTTTAATATTTGGAGGAGCCTCTCTTGTAGCTGCATTTTCTCCTAATATGATTTTTTTAATAGCCTGCAGGGGAATAATGGGGATTGGTCTTGGTGCTGAAATTGTTACAGGATATGCATTACTTGGAGAATTTGTACCATCAAAGACGAGAGGAAAGTGGGTATCCATGCTTTCTCTTATAACAAACTGTTCTACTCCAGCAGCTGCATTTTTAGGATATATCATAATACCTAGATTTGGATGGAGATGGATGTTTGTATTTGTAGGAGTATTTTCCCTAATTGTATGGTATCTTAGAAAAAGTATGCCTGAATCTCCAAGATGGTATGAATCAAAGGGAATGGAAAAAGATGCACAGGATGTAGTAGACATATTCTACAGTGCAGCAGAAGAGGAATCAAGAAATCCCATATCTCAGCCCAGTGTAATAAAAAAAGAGAAACATAGGGATGAAGGAAAATTTACTGATTTATTTAGTAAAAATATGATCTCCAGGACTATTGTAGGCTGTGTAGTACTAATTGCAATAAACACCTTAATATACACTTTTGTAAGTTGGGCACCTACGTTTTTCTTGAGAAAGGGGATAAATATTTCCAAATCCCTAGGATATACAACTATAATGATGGTAGGCGCACCGCTTGGAGCTTTAATTGGCAGCTTTATTGTAGATAAACTTGGACGTAAATGGTGTCTTACTGTATTTATGCTTGCAGCTGGTGCACTTGGATATGCCTACGCTTCACAAAATGCTATGGGAATAATATTAATAATGGGATTTTTCTTAACTGTAATAATATATATTTTACTTACACTTGGCCTTGCTATCTACGTCCCAGAATTATTTCCTACAAATATAAGAATGAGAGGTTCTGGATTTTGCAATGCCATTGGAAGACTGGCAACCATATTCAGCCCCTATGGAGTAGCATGGATACTAAAAAATTATGATACTAAAGTTGTCTTTATATCACTTGGATTTATACTTATAATTGTAGCATTTGTTATTGCCACTTTAGGAGTTGAAACAAAACAGAAGTCCTTAGATGAAATATAG
- a CDS encoding amino acid permease: MPQQTQLKRNIRLFEGIIFVIGFVIGSGIFMKPSVVLKNTGSPGGALTIWIVGGLITICSALSISEIAAYIPKLGGLYTYLSEIYGEVFGFLYGWVEAIISSPGGSAAMAIAVATFATYFIPMNGIQQKALAVGLIVFIVIVNAIATKWGVWLQTIATVVKLVPIAAIIIFGLANGTAHDISFANVGVTQSAGIGVALLGVLWAYDGWINTCTLGSEMENSEKNLPISIITGVLFVIVVYALFNTAIFNVLPAAQIMSSDKVGVDVSVKLFGSGATAFITAGMMVSVFGALNAQMVCGTRIALAMGQKRELPMGEVLGAIHPKLRTPINALIFQGIITIIFVLSGSFNSLTDLTIFVIWIFFTLGVFGLFVLRKRITRNPKLYHVPLYPVIPAIGIIGGCYLMFATIMDSFLSAMFGIGLTLIGLPIYYYCKKKKTDRNTKNI, from the coding sequence ATGCCTCAACAAACACAGTTAAAGAGAAATATAAGGTTATTTGAAGGTATTATATTCGTAATTGGTTTTGTAATTGGTTCAGGTATATTCATGAAACCTTCAGTTGTTTTAAAAAACACAGGCTCTCCTGGTGGTGCATTAACAATATGGATTGTTGGTGGATTAATTACAATTTGTTCTGCTTTGTCTATTTCAGAAATAGCAGCTTATATTCCCAAACTTGGGGGCCTATATACTTACCTATCTGAAATATACGGTGAAGTATTTGGTTTTCTATATGGCTGGGTAGAAGCTATTATCTCCAGTCCAGGTGGATCTGCTGCAATGGCTATTGCTGTTGCTACCTTTGCAACATACTTCATTCCAATGAATGGCATACAGCAAAAGGCACTTGCTGTTGGATTAATTGTTTTTATTGTAATTGTTAACGCTATTGCAACCAAATGGGGAGTTTGGCTTCAGACAATTGCCACAGTTGTCAAATTGGTTCCTATTGCAGCTATTATTATTTTTGGCTTGGCCAATGGTACGGCACATGACATAAGTTTTGCCAACGTAGGAGTCACACAAAGTGCAGGTATTGGCGTTGCACTCCTTGGTGTACTATGGGCTTATGATGGCTGGATTAATACCTGTACATTAGGATCTGAAATGGAAAATTCCGAAAAGAATTTGCCAATATCCATTATTACTGGTGTATTGTTTGTTATAGTTGTATATGCATTATTCAACACAGCTATTTTCAATGTACTTCCTGCAGCCCAAATTATGTCTTCAGATAAGGTAGGAGTGGATGTATCAGTTAAACTTTTTGGAAGCGGAGCTACTGCCTTTATTACTGCAGGTATGATGGTTTCAGTATTTGGAGCTTTAAATGCTCAAATGGTATGTGGTACTAGAATCGCCCTCGCTATGGGACAAAAGAGAGAATTACCCATGGGAGAAGTTTTAGGAGCTATTCATCCAAAACTTCGTACTCCAATTAACGCCTTAATTTTTCAAGGTATAATTACTATTATATTTGTTCTAAGCGGGTCATTTAATTCGCTTACAGATTTAACTATATTTGTAATATGGATTTTTTTTACATTAGGTGTTTTTGGTTTGTTTGTTTTAAGGAAAAGGATTACAAGAAACCCTAAGTTATATCATGTTCCACTATATCCAGTAATTCCTGCTATAGGTATAATCGGTGGATGCTATCTCATGTTTGCTACCATTATGGATTCCTTTCTCAGTGCTATGTTTGGAATTGGATTGACTTTGATTGGACTGCCTATATATTACTATTGTAAAAAGAAAAAAACTGATAGAAATACTAAGAATATATGA